A single genomic interval of Picosynechococcus sp. PCC 7003 harbors:
- a CDS encoding Ig-like domain-containing protein, with protein sequence MKIRCYCLPIATIIVTLSGWMSVVAAEITGSENEVSLESPVAEQLLTLESDLNGSTLQPPQIAQVPVVDPQPVVSEPEAFPSGKMATDESGAPTNDPDNDQNEASPPITGADDILTVDAPAAEEPKEALSIEFVEPKMNAVTSGNATTVVLRASNGSRVSLEVNGRSIDPLQIGKLENNPRTGMVEQTWYGIILDPGDNVLRATASLDGQTASQELNIQAPGAIANLRLTTVEKRVPADGRSTVTVKGFLLDENGNPANMGGRVTLTASSGEFVGEDLSPEAKGFQVDANDGEFTATLQSSIDSGTVQIRATMSQYQLDAYTQVQFETALRPSLLTGVINLRIGADNTDYFSSYRDFLNPERDGDTVIDIDGSAFAIGPIGEWLLTAAYNGDRSLNEACETCTDRLNRLDQPSEEPYPIYGDNSRVSNLTPSQDSLFLRLERSPGIDGAEPDYIMWGSYGTSTEFANSSQEFSALSRQLQGAKLNYNFGDLQVSAIYSQGGESFQRDTLAPDGSSGFYFLTQRLVVPGSEEVYFELEELERPGTVIRRDRLSRNADYEIDYDRGTIIFDEPVSRTEIGNEGQLLVRRIIITYQFDSNTESRLYGGRLRYHFNRDPGQQSWLGATYFKEDKGTRDMSLYGFDAQVYLGENYRFIGEYAHSTSESDDLGEISGSAYRFELDAKFSDSLTGRAYYRRADTGFSNRSTLSFVPGQTRYGAELDAKLSDTTQLRFRYDQENNEGVNIRPIVSLGDLLEAGDEVLNDGSPVDNRLTTISAGILQKLGKASLSVDWIYRDREDRINPENNGSSSQLRTNFTTPITDSLRFKFTNQYTLSAESDAVYSDRTQVGLDWRIWQGVNLALNQNWYHSGTLAGQSTTSIDLRGEYKPWENTRLTGRYSIERLSRGLEDIAAFGIEQRVTFSPGFYVDARFEKVVGNLFVGSDGAAGGGASRVTGARSGTSFSVQGNYARSNDFQAKAGYEWRNTNGSGTSNLTASVLGKLSPSLTALADFDRRFAAGQATRGLPPSTELRLGLAYRNPYQDRFNALLRYEYRKNPDTIPETLLIGRGNDITEHLFAAEAIYAPNWQWEFYGKLGVRTSNINLAEDFSASSTVRLAQLRATHHLNERLDLTGGIRWLSQPSAGYREMGWLAEVGYALAPSLRVSVGYSSGSVNNDRDFSGSRSDGGFYAGAMLKLDNLFGDFGFQEPLPAPAQPIAAVQPSPQPQASLPEAMRLDLSQSINFNSESMALSSEGQLILDSLVTVMRQYRELEIDIQGILPPLAELTPDNLNARRLQVARDYLIRKGVGSNRIIIRSLSQTASTAAAANTSPITFALNASGETFALMYQQIGGNNPLTKALAERLPQLAQAPTPAVAVANAQTAPIETAQTINRPGRSDINTPFTVGTILPRFVPDPTTNSPALQRFYKPDDRLLATDPTFGYLPYWVVGFTPVQNPTDFLIAETITEDPVAEFATSLRPELGPLAARPSEDQRLSANTSNPEPTLPQIVSDRRLDDVPLEITPPEPNADQQILGDRRLDDSTEEALITNGATEPLILGDRRLDELSESELQALAPEIYDAVFGGELQARRLDTDDSFFFGNANTEPLILGDRRLDELSESELQALAPEIYDAVFGGEIQARRLDTDDSFFFGNANTEPLILGDRRLDELSESELQALAPEIYDAVFGGELQARRLDTDDSFFFGNANTEPLILGDRRLDDSTEEALITDDTTETQILGDRRLDENMPELLTLEPTSNFLSAREIRRLETALYFLLSEDLDSLDNLFQISGRQRSRELGQSIDLDRFMNQNSQ encoded by the coding sequence ATGAAGATTCGTTGTTACTGCCTCCCCATTGCCACGATCATTGTGACTTTATCTGGTTGGATGAGCGTTGTTGCGGCGGAGATAACGGGCTCTGAAAATGAAGTGAGTCTGGAAAGTCCCGTCGCAGAACAGCTTCTTACCCTCGAATCAGACCTCAATGGGTCTACACTCCAGCCGCCGCAGATCGCGCAAGTGCCAGTGGTTGACCCGCAACCCGTAGTGAGTGAGCCCGAGGCGTTTCCCTCAGGGAAGATGGCTACAGATGAATCTGGAGCACCAACTAATGACCCTGACAACGATCAAAATGAGGCATCCCCACCCATAACCGGGGCAGATGATATCTTAACCGTTGACGCGCCAGCAGCAGAGGAACCCAAAGAGGCCCTGAGCATCGAGTTTGTCGAGCCGAAGATGAATGCGGTGACCTCAGGGAATGCCACCACGGTTGTTCTCCGTGCCTCCAATGGTAGTCGCGTCAGCCTTGAGGTGAATGGACGTTCCATCGACCCACTGCAAATCGGGAAGCTAGAAAACAACCCGAGAACCGGGATGGTCGAACAAACTTGGTATGGGATCATCTTAGACCCAGGCGATAATGTGTTGCGGGCCACGGCCAGCCTCGATGGTCAAACTGCCTCCCAAGAACTAAACATTCAAGCCCCCGGTGCGATCGCCAATTTGCGATTGACGACAGTCGAAAAGCGGGTACCCGCCGATGGTCGCTCTACCGTCACTGTCAAGGGGTTTCTCCTAGATGAGAACGGCAACCCTGCGAATATGGGGGGACGGGTTACATTGACCGCCTCTTCGGGTGAGTTTGTCGGAGAAGATCTTAGCCCGGAGGCTAAGGGGTTTCAGGTTGATGCCAATGATGGCGAATTTACCGCAACGCTGCAATCTTCGATCGATAGCGGTACTGTTCAGATCCGGGCAACGATGTCCCAATATCAACTGGACGCTTATACCCAGGTGCAGTTTGAAACCGCCCTCCGTCCGAGTTTGTTGACTGGGGTGATCAACCTGCGGATTGGTGCTGATAATACCGACTATTTCAGCAGTTATCGTGATTTTCTCAATCCTGAGCGCGACGGCGACACGGTGATCGACATCGATGGTTCCGCCTTTGCCATTGGCCCTATCGGAGAGTGGTTATTAACCGCTGCCTACAACGGCGATCGCAGCCTCAATGAAGCCTGTGAAACTTGTACAGATCGCCTAAACCGCCTAGATCAACCCTCAGAAGAGCCATACCCCATCTATGGTGATAACTCCCGGGTCTCTAACCTCACCCCATCCCAGGACAGTCTGTTTTTACGCCTTGAGCGATCGCCAGGGATTGATGGCGCGGAGCCTGACTACATCATGTGGGGGAGCTATGGCACCAGCACAGAATTTGCCAACTCTTCCCAAGAATTTAGCGCCCTCAGTCGGCAACTCCAGGGGGCAAAACTCAACTACAATTTCGGCGATCTACAAGTATCGGCCATTTATAGCCAAGGAGGAGAGTCTTTTCAGCGGGATACCCTCGCCCCGGATGGCAGCAGCGGTTTTTATTTCCTGACCCAGCGCCTTGTGGTGCCAGGCAGTGAAGAAGTTTATTTTGAACTCGAAGAATTAGAACGACCGGGCACAGTCATTCGCCGCGATCGCCTCAGCCGGAATGCCGATTACGAAATTGACTATGACCGGGGCACCATTATTTTTGATGAACCGGTTTCCCGCACCGAAATTGGTAATGAAGGGCAACTGCTCGTGCGGCGCATCATCATTACCTACCAATTCGACAGTAATACCGAAAGTCGCCTCTATGGCGGTCGCCTCAGATATCATTTCAACCGCGATCCAGGCCAGCAAAGTTGGCTGGGGGCCACCTACTTTAAAGAAGACAAAGGGACTCGCGATATGTCCCTTTATGGCTTTGATGCCCAGGTTTATCTGGGGGAGAATTATCGGTTTATTGGTGAGTATGCCCACAGCACCAGCGAATCCGATGACCTCGGTGAAATTTCAGGTTCAGCCTATCGTTTTGAACTCGATGCAAAGTTTTCTGACAGTCTGACAGGTCGTGCCTATTACCGCCGGGCAGATACCGGTTTTTCGAATCGCTCCACCCTCAGTTTTGTGCCTGGCCAAACCCGCTACGGTGCAGAATTAGATGCCAAATTATCCGATACCACCCAACTACGCTTCCGGTATGACCAAGAAAATAACGAAGGGGTTAACATTCGTCCGATTGTCTCCCTAGGGGATCTGCTAGAAGCAGGTGATGAAGTCCTGAATGACGGTTCCCCAGTTGATAATCGTCTCACGACCATTTCTGCCGGCATTCTCCAAAAGCTCGGTAAAGCAAGCCTAAGTGTGGACTGGATTTATCGAGACCGAGAAGACCGGATCAATCCTGAGAATAACGGTAGTTCGAGCCAACTCAGAACAAACTTCACAACACCGATTACCGATAGTCTCCGATTTAAATTCACAAACCAATACACCCTATCTGCCGAATCAGATGCAGTCTACAGTGATCGCACCCAGGTTGGCTTAGACTGGCGCATCTGGCAAGGGGTGAATCTCGCTCTTAATCAAAATTGGTACCACAGCGGCACTTTAGCAGGACAGTCGACAACCAGTATCGATCTTAGGGGCGAGTATAAGCCTTGGGAGAATACCAGACTGACGGGCCGTTATAGCATTGAGCGACTCAGTCGGGGCCTAGAAGATATTGCCGCCTTTGGCATTGAACAGCGGGTGACCTTTTCTCCAGGGTTTTATGTTGATGCCCGGTTTGAGAAGGTTGTCGGTAATTTATTTGTCGGTAGTGACGGTGCCGCCGGCGGAGGGGCATCCCGCGTCACTGGTGCAAGGAGTGGTACCAGCTTTAGTGTTCAGGGCAACTACGCGAGAAGTAATGATTTTCAGGCCAAAGCAGGCTATGAATGGCGAAATACAAATGGGAGCGGCACAAGTAATCTAACGGCCTCAGTGCTCGGAAAATTATCGCCTTCTCTGACGGCCTTAGCTGACTTTGATCGGCGGTTTGCGGCAGGGCAAGCAACACGCGGCCTCCCCCCCAGTACAGAGTTACGCCTGGGTCTCGCCTATCGCAATCCCTATCAGGATCGGTTTAATGCCCTGTTGCGCTATGAGTATCGTAAAAATCCCGATACCATCCCCGAAACCCTGCTCATTGGTCGCGGCAATGACATCACGGAGCATTTATTTGCCGCCGAAGCGATCTACGCCCCTAACTGGCAATGGGAATTTTACGGAAAACTCGGTGTACGTACCTCCAATATCAACCTTGCCGAGGACTTTAGTGCCAGCAGTACGGTGCGCCTTGCACAATTGCGCGCCACCCACCACCTAAATGAACGCCTTGATCTGACTGGGGGGATTCGTTGGCTCAGTCAACCAAGCGCTGGCTATCGCGAAATGGGTTGGCTAGCGGAAGTGGGGTATGCGTTGGCTCCGAGTCTACGGGTCTCGGTTGGCTACAGTTCTGGTTCGGTGAACAATGATCGTGATTTTAGCGGTAGTCGCTCCGACGGAGGCTTTTATGCAGGGGCAATGTTAAAGCTTGATAATCTCTTTGGTGACTTTGGCTTCCAGGAGCCCCTCCCTGCGCCAGCGCAACCGATCGCCGCCGTCCAACCATCACCTCAACCGCAAGCGTCTCTACCGGAGGCCATGCGTCTAGACCTATCCCAGTCTATTAACTTCAACTCAGAGAGCATGGCGTTATCGTCGGAGGGTCAGTTAATTTTGGATAGTTTAGTGACGGTGATGCGCCAGTACCGCGAGCTGGAGATTGATATTCAAGGTATCTTGCCGCCCTTAGCTGAGCTAACACCAGATAACCTTAATGCTCGCCGTCTCCAGGTTGCCCGTGACTACTTGATCCGTAAGGGAGTTGGTAGCAATCGGATTATTATTCGTTCACTCAGCCAAACTGCTTCGACTGCGGCAGCGGCGAATACGAGTCCTATTACCTTCGCGTTAAATGCCTCCGGTGAGACCTTTGCACTGATGTATCAACAGATTGGCGGCAATAATCCATTAACGAAAGCGTTGGCAGAACGCCTGCCGCAGTTGGCCCAGGCACCCACACCCGCCGTCGCAGTGGCAAATGCTCAGACAGCACCAATCGAAACTGCCCAGACAATCAATCGTCCTGGGCGCTCTGACATCAACACGCCTTTTACTGTGGGGACTATCCTGCCTCGTTTTGTGCCAGATCCCACCACGAATTCACCTGCGCTACAGCGTTTTTATAAGCCTGATGATCGTCTGCTCGCGACTGATCCAACCTTTGGCTATCTCCCCTACTGGGTTGTGGGCTTTACGCCAGTCCAGAATCCTACTGACTTCTTGATTGCTGAAACGATTACTGAGGATCCGGTGGCTGAATTTGCTACGAGTTTGCGACCTGAACTAGGCCCACTAGCGGCGAGACCATCAGAGGATCAACGCTTAAGTGCGAATACATCTAACCCAGAGCCGACACTGCCTCAAATTGTGAGCGATCGCCGTTTAGACGATGTCCCATTAGAGATTACGCCGCCTGAACCGAATGCGGATCAGCAAATCCTAGGCGATCGCCGCTTGGATGACTCTACAGAAGAGGCGTTAATCACCAATGGCGCTACAGAACCACTAATCCTGGGCGATCGCCGCTTAGATGAGTTGAGCGAGAGTGAACTCCAGGCCCTCGCTCCTGAAATTTATGATGCGGTCTTTGGGGGCGAGCTCCAGGCCCGCCGCCTCGATACCGATGATAGTTTCTTCTTTGGTAACGCCAATACCGAACCACTAATCCTGGGCGATCGCCGCTTGGATGAGTTGAGTGAGAGTGAACTCCAGGCCCTCGCTCCTGAAATTTATGATGCGGTCTTTGGGGGCGAGATCCAGGCCCGCCGCCTCGATACCGATGATAGTTTCTTCTTTGGTAACGCCAATACCGAACCACTAATCCTGGGCGATCGCCGCTTAGATGAGTTGAGTGAGAGTGAGCTCCAGGCCCTCGCTCCTGAAATTTATGATGCCGTCTTTGGGGGTGAGCTCCAGGCCCGCCGCCTTGATACCGATGATAGTTTCTTCTTTGGTAATGCCAACACCGAACCACTAATCCTGGGCGATCGCCGTTTGGATGACTCGACAGAAGAAGCGTTAATTACCGATGACACCACAGAAACGCAAATCTTAGGCGATCGCCGTTTAGACGAAAATATGCCCGAACTGCTCACCCTCGAACCCACCTCGAACTTCCTCAGTGCCCGGGAAATTCGCCGTTTAGAAACCGCTCTCTATTTCCTTCTCAGCGAAGATCTAGACAGCTTAGATAATCTTTTTCAAATTAGTGGTCGTCAGCGGAGTCGTGAACTAGGTCAAAGTATCGATCTTGATCGTTTTATGAATCAAAATTCTCAATGA
- a CDS encoding GEVED domain-containing protein gives MTSVKRQKNSQTLSVIIGVTASIGILPQTAEAQFIQRSFLNPSFEQNLTDSVPLSSSPGSIVISAATQASGSGCFVQVDQTSVPAWNTTHSDFRNGGGNCSGFTPAQTPGPRNLIELWTSGFNNVVSPDGNVFAELNAEENSKLFQNLCLLDGETITFSVNHRGRSSATVADVASFVVDNQRVVEFGTASDANPRSITPLSPPNATILSTNLSTLPGGGWVEYSGSLEYTGADSTVRVGFEAISTAGGSISIGNFIDNTQFAGLPVIEVAAQTGNAPESETTPTTNPPQIRVVGLVGSSGLDVTITVESSSTAILGSDFQFQGGTVNGNTVTITIPPGNYDGTAATGSLINIPIEIIQDQESEGNETIEFVINADPTKFFNLSTTTCGAAPITSSIYTIFDDEFLSGTVWNDVDNSANNTFTNIQTGSEVGTNADSLLNAILVDSNGNVLASAPVQPDGTYTFDDVPFNTNVRIRLSTSPGIVGNPAPVASLPSGWEATSPLETDPFDSSNNIQNRDFGIRRIFLDYGDAPDTSAGTGIADYQTIDANNGPRHVISTTPNLYLGTTPPDSETDGQPTVAADGDDINGAPDDEDAITAFPPLTAGMTTYTIPAANIVATNTTGSSQTIHGWIDFDKNGVFEADEYASTTINSGASNPTLALTWSGAGLTGITPGDTYARFRITSDTLTAATGSVGLASDGEVEDYQISQIRNPDLTSNFCGPNANILFILDESTSVDNTELEQQRAGIRTVLQFLVDNNVTGQAAIVSFGTNGIVRLNYTALTQANVDGPFNDALDDYGDLSGTQFTNWEAAFQTALSLESQPPITPETVFFFTDGLPNRAGIPAVDLGATNNIAAAVDEADVFKAAGIHIYAIAIGSEVNDVNDFDEIAGPDIYDSNLGNAFEADYVPITSYGDLADELETFFEEVCVPRTDPNVLLVKRITAVNNINFINLIDASGDEDNNPNWPNDYLKGKTGTVAVSGDTVDAAPGDEVEYTIYFLNAGNAPASSVQICDALQDYLLYEPDTYDINRGIELSFNSITTAFTNSVDGDSGEFVAALAASGCQIEDTGNPGTFIPLPNPNGTLRVELDSIAPADGPGDPDDSFGFIRFRARVK, from the coding sequence ATGACAAGCGTAAAAAGACAAAAAAATTCACAAACTTTATCGGTGATCATTGGAGTAACCGCCTCTATTGGTATTCTCCCTCAAACCGCAGAAGCTCAATTTATTCAGCGGTCATTTTTAAATCCTAGCTTTGAACAAAATTTAACTGACTCTGTCCCTCTTTCAAGCTCCCCAGGTTCCATTGTGATTAGTGCTGCAACTCAGGCCTCAGGTTCAGGTTGCTTTGTCCAAGTCGACCAAACTAGTGTTCCTGCCTGGAATACAACCCACTCTGACTTTAGAAATGGTGGCGGTAATTGTTCTGGTTTTACTCCCGCTCAGACTCCAGGACCAAGAAATTTAATTGAGTTATGGACAAGCGGCTTCAATAATGTCGTTTCACCAGATGGCAATGTTTTTGCAGAGCTTAATGCAGAAGAAAACTCCAAACTTTTTCAGAACCTTTGTTTACTCGACGGGGAAACCATTACATTTTCTGTCAACCACCGTGGTAGAAGCAGTGCAACCGTTGCGGATGTGGCAAGCTTTGTTGTCGACAACCAAAGAGTTGTTGAATTTGGGACAGCCAGTGATGCAAATCCTCGTTCCATCACTCCCCTCTCACCACCCAATGCAACAATCCTTTCAACAAATCTATCAACATTACCTGGAGGTGGATGGGTAGAGTATTCCGGTAGCCTCGAATATACGGGGGCAGATAGTACTGTTCGAGTCGGTTTTGAGGCAATCTCCACGGCCGGTGGTAGCATCTCAATCGGTAATTTTATTGATAATACTCAGTTTGCCGGTCTGCCTGTCATTGAAGTTGCCGCACAGACAGGCAATGCACCAGAATCCGAAACGACTCCCACAACAAATCCACCTCAAATTCGGGTGGTTGGTCTAGTCGGTTCTTCCGGTTTAGACGTTACCATCACAGTTGAATCTTCCAGTACCGCAATATTAGGTTCAGATTTTCAGTTTCAAGGCGGTACTGTTAATGGGAATACCGTCACCATTACCATTCCCCCTGGAAATTATGATGGAACAGCAGCAACAGGAAGTTTAATTAATATTCCGATCGAAATTATTCAAGACCAAGAGTCGGAAGGAAATGAAACAATTGAATTTGTGATCAATGCAGATCCTACTAAGTTTTTCAATCTTTCCACAACTACTTGTGGCGCAGCACCGATTACAAGCTCCATTTACACTATTTTTGATGATGAATTTTTGAGTGGTACAGTTTGGAATGATGTTGATAATTCTGCCAATAACACTTTCACAAATATCCAAACAGGTTCTGAAGTAGGAACAAATGCTGATAGCCTTTTAAATGCAATTTTAGTAGATAGTAATGGCAATGTTCTCGCGAGTGCTCCAGTTCAACCAGATGGTACGTACACATTTGATGATGTTCCATTTAACACAAATGTTCGAATTCGTTTAAGTACCAGTCCTGGTATTGTGGGAAACCCTGCCCCTGTGGCTTCGTTACCATCGGGTTGGGAGGCGACTAGTCCTTTAGAGACAGATCCTTTTGATAGTAGTAATAATATTCAGAATCGAGATTTCGGAATTCGTCGCATTTTTTTGGATTATGGGGATGCCCCAGATACCTCAGCAGGAACAGGAATAGCGGATTATCAGACCATTGATGCTAACAATGGGCCACGCCATGTCATCTCGACGACTCCAAACCTATATTTGGGGACAACTCCACCAGACAGCGAAACAGACGGACAACCGACAGTCGCTGCAGACGGAGACGATATTAATGGTGCTCCCGATGACGAGGATGCCATTACTGCATTCCCGCCACTAACAGCAGGGATGACGACCTACACTATCCCTGCAGCGAATATTGTGGCGACCAACACAACCGGGTCTTCTCAGACAATCCATGGCTGGATTGACTTCGATAAAAATGGTGTATTTGAAGCAGACGAATATGCCAGCACAACAATTAACAGTGGCGCGAGCAACCCAACATTAGCACTGACTTGGAGTGGGGCTGGGTTAACGGGCATCACACCAGGGGATACCTATGCTCGTTTCCGGATTACGAGCGACACGCTGACAGCTGCAACGGGTTCAGTGGGTTTGGCGAGCGATGGTGAAGTCGAGGACTACCAGATTTCTCAAATTCGGAATCCTGATCTCACCTCAAACTTCTGTGGCCCCAATGCCAATATTCTTTTTATCCTAGATGAATCAACATCTGTTGACAATACTGAACTAGAACAACAACGCGCTGGTATCCGAACGGTACTACAGTTTCTTGTTGACAATAATGTCACTGGCCAAGCGGCAATTGTCTCCTTTGGGACTAATGGGATCGTTCGGCTGAACTATACGGCACTCACGCAAGCAAACGTGGATGGCCCCTTTAACGATGCTTTAGATGATTATGGCGATCTTTCTGGTACTCAATTCACCAACTGGGAAGCTGCTTTTCAGACGGCTCTTAGTTTAGAAAGCCAACCACCAATAACTCCGGAGACTGTCTTCTTCTTCACGGATGGTCTGCCTAACCGCGCCGGAATTCCAGCTGTTGACCTAGGGGCCACAAACAATATTGCAGCAGCGGTTGACGAGGCGGATGTTTTTAAGGCGGCTGGCATTCATATTTATGCGATCGCCATTGGTTCTGAGGTCAACGATGTCAATGACTTTGATGAGATTGCTGGTCCTGATATTTATGATTCGAATTTGGGTAATGCTTTTGAGGCTGATTATGTCCCCATTACAAGCTATGGGGATTTGGCAGATGAGCTGGAGACATTCTTTGAAGAAGTCTGTGTACCACGAACCGATCCTAATGTCCTTCTCGTTAAACGGATTACGGCAGTTAACAACATAAACTTCATAAACTTGATCGATGCTTCTGGAGATGAAGATAACAATCCTAATTGGCCGAACGACTATCTAAAAGGTAAGACGGGGACGGTAGCAGTCTCAGGAGATACCGTTGACGCGGCCCCAGGCGATGAAGTTGAATACACTATTTATTTCCTCAATGCAGGAAATGCACCGGCAAGTTCAGTACAGATATGTGATGCACTTCAGGATTATCTCCTCTACGAACCGGACACCTACGACATAAATCGTGGGATTGAGCTGTCTTTTAATAGCATAACCACTGCGTTCACCAATAGCGTTGATGGAGATAGTGGCGAATTCGTCGCAGCGCTCGCAGCATCTGGGTGTCAAATAGAAGACACGGGCAATCCAGGCACCTTTATTCCTCTGCCAAATCCCAATGGTACCCTGAGGGTAGAGCTAGATAGCATTGCCCCTGCGGATGGCCCAGGCGATCCTGATGATTCCTTCGGATTTATTCGTTTCCGAGCGCGAGTGAAATAA
- a CDS encoding DUF11 domain-containing protein — protein sequence MTFSFAQPMQPKSTARRLGRQLLAASLAWLSLGPMVAIAQVEPEIIDEEEEIVINNTGTATYQVDDGGVIVVTASNLLRINTLIDPLGRIVGCDGELLDDYSGFSVALYEAVGETGAETGPLLQLPDLDETDSQTRVILASRNVNPENNNPFLLGETPNLPPKFAGQFNFVLSEDQIRVGAAYILEINPPQNLFLDPRRIRIEITSVVADSFSYRATSLDGLPLSIGDDAPLSEEVILQKAAEDELIAFAFPVGDITPVCQNNGIRISKTGDRATVEPGGFVIYRLNIENLTTTTLQDVVITDRLPLGFNLLEDSVQAELGGEPTPVTTETNGRLVTFTFAEPFPGGTPPSNNPAAVVVYVAEVTPDALRGDGRNAAFVNGDREDNGFDVSDGPDIYGVGIRNGLISDLGTIIGRVFEDKNFDGEQQYGEPGIPNAVIFMQNGNRVVTDENGLFSISNVLPGWHVGVLDFTSVPGYTLAPGPLFRNESQSRSVRLEPGGMARLNFAVTPYTEEAKE from the coding sequence ATGACATTTTCCTTTGCCCAGCCAATGCAACCTAAATCGACTGCTAGACGGTTAGGTCGCCAGCTTTTGGCAGCTAGTTTGGCTTGGCTAAGTCTAGGGCCAATGGTGGCGATCGCCCAGGTGGAACCAGAAATCATCGATGAAGAAGAGGAAATCGTTATCAACAATACGGGGACTGCAACTTACCAAGTGGATGATGGTGGTGTCATTGTCGTTACGGCGAGTAATCTCCTTCGTATCAATACACTAATTGACCCCCTAGGGCGCATTGTTGGTTGCGATGGCGAGCTCTTAGATGATTACAGTGGCTTTTCGGTCGCCCTCTACGAAGCCGTTGGTGAGACAGGAGCCGAGACTGGCCCGTTACTCCAGCTCCCTGACTTAGATGAAACCGATAGCCAAACGCGCGTCATCCTGGCCAGTCGCAATGTCAACCCTGAAAATAACAATCCTTTCCTGCTGGGGGAGACACCAAATCTTCCTCCCAAGTTCGCAGGGCAGTTTAATTTTGTCTTGTCAGAGGACCAAATTCGCGTCGGGGCCGCCTATATCCTCGAGATCAACCCGCCCCAAAATCTCTTTCTCGACCCGCGCCGGATCCGCATCGAGATCACCTCAGTGGTTGCTGATTCTTTTAGTTACCGGGCCACTTCCCTCGATGGCTTGCCCCTCAGCATCGGTGATGACGCCCCCCTCAGTGAAGAGGTGATCCTACAAAAAGCAGCCGAAGATGAACTGATTGCCTTTGCTTTCCCCGTCGGCGATATTACACCAGTCTGTCAAAATAATGGGATTCGGATTAGTAAGACCGGCGATCGCGCCACCGTCGAGCCTGGCGGCTTCGTGATCTATCGTCTAAATATTGAGAACCTCACCACCACGACGTTGCAGGATGTGGTGATAACTGACCGCTTACCCCTCGGCTTCAATCTCCTCGAAGATTCGGTACAAGCGGAATTAGGTGGTGAACCGACTCCCGTGACGACCGAAACCAATGGTCGGCTAGTCACCTTTACCTTTGCAGAACCTTTCCCTGGTGGTACACCTCCGAGCAATAATCCCGCTGCTGTGGTTGTTTATGTTGCGGAAGTGACTCCCGATGCCCTGCGGGGCGATGGACGCAATGCCGCCTTTGTGAATGGCGATCGCGAGGACAATGGCTTTGATGTCAGCGATGGGCCAGATATCTACGGCGTTGGCATCCGCAATGGACTCATTTCCGATCTCGGCACGATCATCGGTCGCGTTTTTGAAGATAAAAACTTTGACGGCGAACAACAGTATGGTGAGCCAGGCATTCCGAACGCCGTGATTTTCATGCAGAATGGCAACCGAGTGGTCACCGACGAAAATGGTCTCTTTTCGATTAGCAATGTGCTACCGGGCTGGCATGTGGGAGTGCTCGATTTTACCAGTGTTCCGGGTTACACCTTAGCGCCTGGCCCCCTCTTTAGGAACGAAAGCCAATCCCGGTCCGTACGTCTAGAACCCGGCGGGATGGCGCGGCTTAATTTCGCCGTCACGCCATACACTGAGGAGGCAAAAGAATAA
- a CDS encoding tetratricopeptide repeat protein — translation MDQEFLPIFYLSILVALLGGLAFFLFRQVIKTRRVENTFSQLQTKLKQGSGTAKEYYELGSLYLDKKLYVQAAQLLQKALKVEDELEAENQALVYNALGYAYFAQEQYDLAIRQYKAALKEVPDYVTALNNLANVYEKKQMTAKALETYELALKAEPENKTAKKRAESLRKRFVSP, via the coding sequence ATGGATCAAGAGTTTCTGCCCATCTTTTATCTGTCTATCCTCGTTGCCCTGCTGGGAGGATTAGCCTTTTTTCTATTTCGCCAAGTTATTAAGACCCGGCGCGTTGAAAACACCTTTTCCCAACTACAGACCAAACTCAAGCAAGGCTCCGGCACTGCGAAAGAATATTACGAACTGGGTAGTCTCTATCTCGACAAAAAACTCTACGTCCAAGCGGCCCAACTCTTGCAAAAGGCTCTGAAAGTAGAGGATGAGCTAGAAGCTGAGAACCAAGCGCTCGTTTATAATGCCCTCGGTTATGCTTATTTCGCCCAGGAGCAATATGACCTCGCCATTCGCCAGTACAAAGCGGCATTGAAGGAAGTTCCGGATTATGTCACGGCTTTAAATAATTTGGCTAATGTGTACGAGAAAAAGCAAATGACAGCAAAAGCGCTGGAAACTTACGAGCTTGCCCTAAAAGCAGAGCCAGAGAATAAAACAGCGAAAAAACGGGCTGAATCGCTCCGAAAGCGGTTTGTTTCTCCTTAA